Proteins co-encoded in one Pyxidicoccus xibeiensis genomic window:
- a CDS encoding AAA family ATPase produces MKILAIRGSNLTSFAGDFALDLDRPPLDRLGLFAITGATGAGKSTLLDAMCLALFDRTPRLSGRGGAPVGRADEEEEARLSSYDVRGMLRRGAGEGFAEVDFLGRDGKRYRARWSVWRARNRAEGRFRPQEMTLTEVASSQQYGRTKSEVLAAIQERLGLSFDQFRRSALLAQGEFAAFLKADANERAELLERMTGTEVYSRVSVAAHEKNRAEQEELARRAQGLAAIALMAEADRAVAETSLGDEARARVAAEGQLKAAEVAAAWYSERVGLLGAEAAAETKVTEAAGALEAAAPRAARLEEVRAAESFRGPVAAAEGAERRLVEAEAARVARAAEAERALAESSARRVVLLEAEKARTAAQDAEEAARPALEEAARLDARLTVVAREAQEARRRAEASRAEAATAKAELDAVLTREAAARAAGEAARTWMAEKAHWAPLAAEWPRWERELKRYEEAQGDGRKARDEAGKLRGDVDRLRDDARLRREETAAATEAEEMARAAATHAEAAAGEEAGAERRALRESLLARQEVLRALEAAREGRLADEAEVRSAGSDALAARAEAEAAAGEAREASARRTEREAALREARRAVALAQATQSLASQRALLRDGEPCPLCGAKEHPYGHEVSALDGLVAESTARVDVLEAERAEATRAEVAATGKQATATARAAQARARIEAATARCVEHRVAWTEARAQWSGAVSAVLLSSVAGGAELASGHTARAGTHEAGRLPGAGVQLAARANVPPEAGESPEAGAWLAAAWDEVRARLDAVKAEEQAAEGLARAAREARAVLGTQRMRREAAANALRQVEELLTRAEGSFKEAQARADAAGAIRRQVLADMAPVFTADAGWEDKLEADPALFRGRCADRVSKWKSKEEARLKAEESEALEQRHRARAQGVVEKSTQHAEEHEALATLKENERGEVARARTALLDGRSTEEVRAELRARLDAARASFEQAREATEAATQAERVATARAEDAVRGLAEAVEARATAHAALAAQLSSRRTTLEAVKALLAHDAAWCDAEEKALAAVREAVTLARAVLAERRERRTRHEASGPPSLSEAEAGPSCERLRADVEARRRAEAALRARLEADDSARARHGQEAAALEARRREAEVWKALGDLIGSHDGKRFKVFAQSLTLDALLLHANAHLRELARRYRLMRVPGHDLDLQVVDGDMGDEVRSVASLSGGESFLVSLALALGLASLSSETTQVETLFIDEGFGTLDPETLEVALATLDALQATGRQVGIISHVSGLAERIGVQVRVVKQGGGRSRLVVEGDPGMVPPALGQQVA; encoded by the coding sequence TTGAAGATCCTCGCCATCCGCGGCTCCAACCTGACGAGCTTCGCGGGCGACTTCGCCCTGGACCTGGACCGGCCACCGCTCGACAGGCTGGGCCTGTTCGCGATTACCGGCGCCACGGGCGCGGGCAAGAGCACGCTGCTGGACGCCATGTGCCTGGCGCTGTTCGACCGCACGCCCCGGCTGAGCGGCCGCGGCGGCGCGCCGGTGGGCCGCGCGGACGAAGAGGAGGAGGCGCGGCTGTCCTCCTACGACGTGCGCGGCATGCTGCGGCGCGGGGCCGGCGAGGGCTTCGCCGAGGTGGACTTCCTGGGCAGGGATGGGAAGCGCTACCGGGCGCGCTGGTCGGTGTGGCGCGCGCGCAACCGCGCGGAAGGGCGCTTCCGGCCGCAGGAGATGACGCTCACGGAGGTGGCCAGCTCGCAGCAGTACGGCCGCACCAAGAGCGAGGTGCTGGCGGCAATCCAGGAGCGGCTGGGGCTGTCGTTCGACCAGTTCCGGCGCTCGGCGCTGCTGGCGCAGGGCGAGTTCGCCGCGTTCCTCAAGGCGGACGCCAACGAGCGCGCGGAGCTGCTGGAGCGGATGACGGGCACGGAGGTGTACAGCAGGGTGTCCGTCGCCGCGCACGAGAAGAACCGCGCCGAGCAGGAGGAGCTGGCACGGCGGGCCCAGGGCCTGGCGGCGATTGCGCTGATGGCCGAGGCGGACCGCGCGGTGGCGGAGACGTCGCTCGGCGACGAGGCGCGGGCGCGAGTGGCGGCGGAGGGGCAGCTCAAGGCGGCGGAGGTGGCGGCGGCCTGGTACTCGGAGCGGGTGGGGCTGCTGGGGGCGGAGGCGGCGGCGGAGACGAAGGTGACGGAGGCCGCGGGGGCGCTGGAGGCGGCGGCACCCCGGGCCGCGCGGCTGGAAGAGGTGCGCGCGGCGGAGTCCTTCCGGGGGCCGGTGGCGGCGGCGGAGGGCGCGGAGCGGCGGCTGGTGGAGGCGGAGGCTGCTCGGGTGGCGCGGGCGGCGGAGGCGGAGCGGGCGCTGGCGGAGTCCTCGGCGCGGCGGGTGGTGCTGCTGGAGGCGGAGAAGGCCCGGACGGCGGCGCAGGACGCGGAGGAGGCTGCGCGGCCGGCGCTGGAAGAGGCGGCGCGGCTGGATGCGCGGCTGACGGTGGTGGCCCGGGAGGCGCAGGAGGCCCGGCGGCGCGCGGAGGCGTCGCGCGCGGAGGCGGCGACGGCGAAGGCCGAGCTGGACGCCGTGCTCACCCGGGAGGCGGCGGCGCGGGCGGCGGGAGAGGCCGCCCGCACGTGGATGGCGGAGAAGGCGCACTGGGCCCCCCTGGCGGCGGAGTGGCCCCGGTGGGAGCGCGAGCTCAAGCGCTACGAAGAGGCCCAGGGCGATGGGCGCAAGGCGCGCGACGAGGCCGGGAAGCTTCGCGGCGACGTGGACCGGCTGCGCGACGACGCGAGGCTGCGGCGCGAGGAGACGGCGGCTGCCACCGAGGCCGAGGAGATGGCGCGGGCGGCGGCCACGCATGCCGAGGCCGCGGCGGGTGAGGAGGCCGGGGCGGAGCGGCGCGCGCTGCGTGAGTCGCTGCTGGCACGGCAGGAGGTGCTGCGGGCGCTGGAGGCGGCGCGGGAGGGCCGGCTCGCGGACGAGGCGGAGGTGCGCTCGGCGGGCAGTGACGCGCTCGCGGCGCGGGCGGAGGCGGAGGCCGCGGCAGGCGAGGCGCGCGAGGCTTCAGCGCGGCGCACGGAGCGCGAGGCGGCGCTACGGGAGGCTCGGCGGGCCGTGGCCCTGGCGCAGGCGACGCAGAGCCTGGCCTCCCAGCGGGCGCTGCTGCGCGACGGTGAGCCTTGCCCGCTGTGTGGCGCGAAGGAACATCCCTACGGGCACGAGGTGTCCGCGCTGGATGGGCTGGTGGCGGAGTCCACCGCTCGTGTGGACGTGCTCGAGGCGGAGCGGGCCGAGGCGACGCGGGCCGAGGTGGCGGCGACCGGAAAGCAGGCGACGGCGACGGCTCGCGCTGCACAGGCCCGCGCTCGCATCGAGGCTGCGACGGCCCGCTGCGTGGAGCACCGCGTGGCGTGGACGGAGGCTCGCGCGCAGTGGTCGGGCGCTGTCTCCGCGGTGCTGCTTTCGTCCGTGGCGGGCGGGGCGGAGCTTGCTTCGGGGCACACGGCCAGGGCGGGCACTCACGAGGCCGGGAGGTTGCCGGGAGCTGGCGTGCAGCTGGCGGCGCGGGCCAACGTCCCTCCCGAGGCCGGGGAGTCGCCGGAGGCCGGCGCCTGGCTCGCGGCGGCGTGGGACGAGGTGCGGGCCCGGCTGGACGCGGTGAAGGCCGAGGAACAGGCTGCAGAGGGACTGGCGCGCGCGGCGCGAGAGGCCCGGGCAGTCCTTGGGACCCAGCGCATGCGGCGCGAGGCGGCGGCCAACGCGCTTCGTCAGGTGGAGGAGTTGCTCACCCGCGCGGAAGGGTCGTTCAAGGAAGCCCAGGCCCGGGCGGATGCGGCCGGGGCCATCCGCCGGCAGGTGCTCGCCGACATGGCGCCCGTCTTCACCGCGGACGCAGGCTGGGAGGACAAGCTGGAGGCGGACCCGGCCCTCTTCCGCGGCCGGTGCGCGGACCGCGTCTCCAAGTGGAAGTCGAAGGAGGAGGCCCGGCTCAAGGCGGAGGAGAGCGAGGCCCTGGAGCAGCGGCACCGCGCCCGGGCGCAGGGCGTGGTGGAGAAGAGCACCCAGCACGCCGAGGAGCACGAGGCGCTCGCCACGCTCAAGGAGAACGAGCGCGGCGAGGTGGCCCGGGCCCGCACGGCGCTGCTGGACGGCCGCTCCACCGAGGAGGTGCGCGCGGAGCTGCGTGCCCGGCTGGACGCGGCGCGGGCATCCTTCGAGCAGGCTCGCGAGGCCACGGAGGCCGCCACGCAGGCGGAGCGCGTGGCCACCGCCCGCGCCGAGGACGCCGTGCGTGGACTGGCCGAGGCCGTCGAGGCACGGGCAACGGCGCACGCCGCGCTGGCGGCCCAGCTCTCCTCTCGGAGGACCACGCTGGAGGCAGTGAAGGCCCTGCTGGCGCACGATGCCGCATGGTGTGACGCGGAGGAGAAGGCGCTGGCCGCGGTGCGCGAGGCCGTTACCCTCGCGCGCGCCGTGCTGGCGGAGCGTCGCGAGCGGCGGACCCGGCACGAGGCGTCCGGCCCACCATCCCTCTCCGAGGCCGAGGCGGGCCCGTCGTGCGAGCGGCTGCGCGCGGACGTGGAGGCGCGACGCCGGGCCGAGGCCGCGCTGCGCGCACGTCTGGAAGCCGACGACTCGGCCCGGGCGCGGCACGGACAGGAGGCCGCGGCCCTGGAGGCGCGCCGCCGCGAGGCCGAGGTGTGGAAGGCGCTGGGCGACCTCATCGGCTCGCACGACGGCAAGCGCTTCAAGGTCTTCGCGCAGAGCCTCACGCTGGACGCGCTGCTGCTGCATGCCAACGCGCACCTGCGCGAGCTGGCGCGGCGCTACCGGCTGATGCGCGTGCCCGGGCACGACCTGGACTTGCAGGTGGTGGACGGGGACATGGGCGACGAGGTGCGCAGCGTGGCCAGCCTCTCCGGCGGAGAGAGCTTCCTGGTGTCGCTGGCGCTCGCGCTGGGGCTGGCGTCGCTGTCGTCGGAGACGACGCAGGTGGAGACCCTCTTCATCGACGAGGGCTTCGGCACGCTGGACCCGGAGACGCTGGAGGTGGCCCTGGCCACGCTGGACGCGCTCCAGGCCACGGGCCGGCAGGTGGGCATCATCTCCCACGTCAGCGGGCTGGCCGAGCGCATCGGCGTCCAGGTGCGCGTGGTGAAGCAGGGCGGAGGCCGCAGCCGGCTCGTGGTGGAGGGAGACCCGGGCATGGTGCCGCCCGCGCTGGGACAGCAGGTGGCCTGA
- a CDS encoding exonuclease SbcCD subunit D C-terminal domain-containing protein — MRLLHTSDWHLGHTLYDVSREAEHAAFLDWLLDTLETHAVDALLVAGDIFDTANPSADAQAAWYQFVARARRKLPRLDVVVIGGNHDSAARLDAPDPLFAALGVRVVGGLPRARGELELERLLVPLHDAKGRVSAWVAAVPYLRPADLPPVSQEAGDRLVEGVRAVYGEVLAAGRHRRQKGQALVAMGHCYMTGTELSALSERKILGGNQHALPVDLFPEDVAYAALGHLHKAQRVGGREGVRYSGSPLPLSLSEAGYRHQVLLVDLKGDALDSVRPLTVPRTTDMVRVPARDAVPLEEVVALLEALPDREEGSLEWARPYLEVCVALPRPEPSLRHKVEKVLEGKAARLVKLTPAYTGTGGALAEAQPGLSLKERTPEDVFRARYARDFQEPPAPALLEAFHTLLTEVQEEAS, encoded by the coding sequence ATGCGCCTGCTGCACACGTCGGACTGGCACCTGGGGCACACGCTGTACGACGTCTCGCGCGAGGCGGAGCACGCCGCGTTCCTGGACTGGCTGCTGGACACGCTGGAGACGCACGCCGTGGATGCGCTGCTGGTGGCCGGCGACATCTTCGACACCGCCAACCCCAGCGCGGACGCCCAGGCGGCCTGGTACCAGTTCGTCGCCAGGGCCCGGCGCAAGCTGCCCCGGCTGGACGTGGTCGTCATCGGCGGCAACCACGACTCGGCGGCACGGCTGGATGCGCCGGACCCGCTGTTCGCCGCGCTCGGAGTGCGCGTGGTGGGCGGCCTGCCTCGCGCCCGCGGTGAGCTGGAGCTGGAGCGACTGCTGGTGCCGCTGCACGACGCCAAGGGGCGCGTGAGCGCGTGGGTGGCGGCGGTGCCCTACCTGCGGCCCGCGGACCTGCCCCCCGTCTCGCAGGAGGCCGGAGACCGGCTGGTGGAGGGCGTGCGCGCGGTGTACGGCGAGGTGCTGGCCGCCGGACGGCACCGGCGCCAGAAGGGGCAGGCCCTGGTGGCCATGGGCCACTGCTACATGACGGGCACCGAGCTGTCCGCGCTGAGCGAGCGCAAGATTCTCGGCGGCAACCAGCACGCGCTGCCGGTGGACCTGTTCCCGGAGGACGTGGCCTACGCGGCCCTGGGGCACCTGCACAAGGCGCAGCGCGTGGGCGGGCGCGAGGGCGTCCGGTACAGCGGCTCGCCACTGCCGCTGTCCCTGTCCGAGGCGGGCTACCGGCACCAGGTGCTGCTGGTGGACCTGAAGGGGGACGCGCTGGACAGCGTGCGCCCGCTCACGGTGCCTCGCACCACGGACATGGTTCGCGTGCCCGCGCGGGACGCGGTGCCGCTGGAGGAAGTGGTGGCGCTGCTGGAGGCGCTGCCGGACCGCGAGGAGGGCTCGCTGGAGTGGGCGCGGCCCTACCTGGAGGTCTGCGTGGCGCTGCCCCGGCCGGAGCCGTCGCTGCGGCACAAGGTGGAGAAGGTGCTGGAGGGCAAGGCGGCGCGGCTGGTGAAGCTGACGCCCGCGTACACCGGCACCGGCGGCGCGCTGGCGGAGGCCCAGCCGGGCCTGTCGCTGAAGGAGCGCACCCCCGAGGACGTCTTCCGCGCGCGCTACGCGAGGGACTTCCAGGAGCCGCCGGCCCCGGCGCTGCTGGAGGCCTTCCACACGTTGCTGACCGAGGTGCAGGAGGAGGCGTCTTGA
- a CDS encoding imm11 family protein: protein MPKRYFRLKEYMKAGNWDLGDPLDEQGQEVENPYIFTAGQPVRVTGHLTVPIDGRGRRLEFCTAGIGAAPVVHVRVAALIAELAPDDVQLLPVDIKGYPDQYVILVATKRIRCIDDNASEEVRYWKPEHGQPERVGDYKVVAGLRIDPSKVGDAKVFRTWGWDIALIVSEDIKKAVERVKATGAKFVDV from the coding sequence ATGCCCAAGAGATACTTCAGGCTCAAAGAATACATGAAGGCCGGGAACTGGGATCTGGGTGACCCTTTGGACGAGCAAGGCCAAGAGGTGGAGAACCCCTATATCTTCACAGCCGGCCAACCGGTTCGTGTCACCGGCCACCTGACAGTACCCATCGACGGGCGAGGGAGGCGATTGGAGTTCTGCACAGCGGGTATCGGTGCTGCACCTGTCGTCCATGTCCGGGTGGCAGCCCTCATCGCGGAGCTGGCTCCCGATGACGTGCAGTTGCTCCCGGTGGACATCAAGGGCTACCCGGACCAGTACGTCATCTTGGTGGCCACGAAGCGCATCCGCTGCATCGACGACAACGCCTCCGAGGAGGTGCGTTACTGGAAGCCCGAGCACGGGCAGCCGGAGCGGGTCGGCGACTACAAAGTCGTGGCCGGGCTGCGCATCGACCCTTCGAAGGTGGGTGACGCGAAGGTCTTTCGCACCTGGGGTTGGGACATCGCCCTCATCGTCTCCGAAGACATCAAGAAAGCCGTGGAGCGGGTGAAGGCCACGGGCGCGAAGTTCGTGGACGTGTAG
- a CDS encoding PQQ-dependent sugar dehydrogenase, translating to MRTSLAISLLLLLLAVPGQAAVPSGFTETNYTSNAITPATGMAWAPDGSGRLFITIKNGPVVVVTMKDGVLETTQTGGGILVTRTFATEPVVYTSSECGVIGIAFDPNYVVNRYVYLFVTVSASEQQIVRYTDANGTGTARTVVIPRLPTRGANHDGGGIGFGPDGKLYWAVGDLGNGTGVDADLTSLAAKVGRANLDGTPANDNPFNDGVGPNNEYIWARGQRNPFTLTFQPATGLLWVNTVGDGYEQVFVVSRRSHAGYNDYENNQPEGNDYITPVIKYRTNGVDERGITGAGAVRRGGVTTFTTEQRHGLRKGEKVEVFSVGTESFNGTFYVASVLSVPDATNSTTFTVAQPGLPDANSGGGLVRTQALGGSITGGTFYDATLFPAAFRGNYFFGDFNSGQVTRATLAQDNSVATVDSWGTGFSSNVDMAVGPDGALYALSYTSGTLRRITPTATGQKLVVSGLNLRVVEGGRAAFTVRLAEAPAAAVTVQVMRAMGGSPDLGVSGDAQMTFSTTDWNVPRVVMLEAAVDADAAPDTATFTVTADGMATESVVATTIDDNAPRLVLSSTRVGVPENNTATFEVALDKQPSGTVNVTVARTRGDGDILVQDGASLSFTTSNWSTRRVVTLRANPDADNLEGTAIITVAAAGLDAREVEAVELDDEPLAPGITSTPVTTAVVGNPYRYDVEASGRPAPTFSLVRGPQGMSIDAATGVVSWTPSAPGAEQVTVRASNGVSPDVEQSFTVTTMDDVAPRAVLTRPVEGERVVGATAEFFGDCVDDVGCTHAEFYVDGVLQYTDRQAGNHFHFGGEHNRWDTTALSPGGHMLRFVVVDTAGRQAEAQVKVCVGEGSCDLAEPDAGTDAGTDAGTDAGTGGTDAGASPPPLEEESGCNCGVAPVGPLAWLALAALALRRRRAREE from the coding sequence ATGCGCACATCCCTCGCGATTTCTCTACTGCTGTTGCTGCTGGCCGTGCCGGGCCAGGCCGCGGTGCCGTCCGGCTTCACGGAGACGAACTACACCTCCAACGCCATCACCCCGGCCACGGGCATGGCGTGGGCGCCGGATGGCTCGGGCCGCCTGTTCATCACCATCAAGAATGGTCCGGTGGTGGTGGTGACGATGAAGGACGGCGTCCTGGAGACCACCCAGACCGGGGGCGGCATCCTGGTGACGCGGACGTTCGCGACGGAGCCCGTCGTCTATACCTCCAGCGAGTGCGGCGTCATCGGCATCGCGTTCGACCCGAACTACGTGGTCAACCGCTACGTCTACCTCTTCGTCACCGTCTCCGCGTCCGAGCAGCAGATTGTCCGCTACACGGACGCCAATGGGACGGGCACCGCGCGCACGGTGGTGATTCCAAGGCTGCCCACCCGGGGCGCCAACCATGACGGCGGCGGCATCGGCTTCGGGCCGGACGGGAAGCTCTACTGGGCGGTGGGGGACCTGGGCAACGGCACGGGCGTGGACGCGGACCTGACGTCGCTCGCGGCCAAGGTGGGGCGCGCCAACCTGGATGGCACACCCGCCAACGACAACCCGTTCAATGACGGAGTGGGGCCCAACAACGAGTACATCTGGGCGAGAGGTCAGCGCAATCCCTTCACCCTTACCTTCCAGCCAGCCACCGGGCTGCTCTGGGTGAACACGGTGGGAGATGGCTACGAGCAGGTCTTCGTCGTGAGCAGGCGCTCCCATGCCGGCTACAACGATTACGAGAACAACCAGCCCGAGGGTAACGACTACATCACGCCCGTCATCAAGTACCGCACCAACGGCGTGGACGAGCGCGGCATCACCGGGGCCGGCGCGGTGCGCAGGGGCGGCGTCACCACCTTCACCACCGAGCAGCGGCATGGCCTGCGCAAGGGCGAGAAGGTGGAGGTCTTCAGCGTGGGGACGGAGAGCTTCAACGGCACGTTCTACGTCGCCAGCGTCCTGTCCGTGCCCGACGCCACCAACTCCACCACGTTCACCGTGGCGCAGCCGGGGCTACCGGATGCGAACAGTGGCGGGGGCCTGGTGAGGACCCAGGCGCTGGGAGGCTCCATCACCGGTGGCACCTTCTACGACGCCACGCTCTTTCCTGCGGCGTTCCGCGGCAACTACTTCTTCGGCGACTTCAACTCCGGGCAGGTGACGCGGGCCACGCTGGCGCAGGACAACTCCGTGGCCACGGTGGACTCGTGGGGCACGGGCTTCAGCTCGAACGTCGACATGGCGGTGGGGCCGGATGGGGCGCTCTACGCCTTGAGCTACACCAGCGGAACGCTCCGCCGCATCACTCCGACAGCGACGGGGCAGAAGCTGGTGGTGTCCGGGCTCAACCTGCGCGTGGTGGAGGGCGGACGCGCCGCCTTCACCGTGCGCCTGGCCGAGGCTCCTGCCGCCGCCGTCACCGTGCAGGTGATGCGCGCCATGGGCGGCTCGCCGGACCTGGGCGTCTCCGGGGACGCGCAGATGACCTTCTCGACCACGGACTGGAACGTGCCGCGGGTGGTGATGCTGGAGGCGGCGGTGGATGCGGATGCGGCTCCCGATACCGCCACCTTCACGGTGACGGCGGACGGGATGGCGACGGAGTCCGTGGTGGCCACCACCATTGACGACAACGCGCCTCGGCTGGTGCTGTCGTCCACCCGCGTGGGCGTCCCGGAGAACAACACGGCGACCTTCGAGGTGGCGCTCGACAAGCAGCCCTCTGGAACCGTCAACGTCACCGTGGCGCGCACCCGGGGGGACGGTGACATCCTCGTGCAGGACGGGGCCTCGCTCAGCTTCACCACCAGCAACTGGAGCACGCGGAGGGTCGTCACGCTGCGGGCCAACCCGGACGCGGACAACCTGGAAGGCACGGCCATCATCACCGTGGCCGCGGCGGGCCTGGATGCGCGCGAGGTGGAGGCCGTCGAGCTGGATGACGAGCCGCTGGCGCCCGGCATCACCTCCACGCCTGTCACCACCGCCGTGGTGGGCAATCCCTACCGCTACGACGTGGAGGCGAGCGGGCGGCCGGCTCCGACGTTCTCGCTGGTGCGTGGGCCGCAGGGGATGAGCATCGATGCGGCCACCGGCGTCGTCTCCTGGACGCCTTCGGCGCCGGGCGCGGAGCAGGTGACGGTGCGGGCGAGCAACGGCGTGTCACCGGACGTGGAGCAGTCCTTCACCGTCACCACGATGGATGATGTGGCGCCGCGGGCCGTCCTCACGCGTCCGGTGGAGGGCGAGCGGGTGGTGGGGGCCACGGCGGAGTTCTTCGGCGACTGCGTGGACGACGTGGGCTGCACTCACGCGGAGTTCTACGTGGATGGGGTGCTGCAATACACCGACAGGCAAGCGGGCAATCACTTCCACTTCGGCGGTGAGCACAACCGCTGGGACACCACCGCGCTGTCGCCGGGCGGGCACATGCTGCGGTTCGTGGTGGTGGACACCGCGGGGCGGCAGGCCGAGGCCCAGGTGAAGGTGTGCGTGGGCGAGGGGAGCTGCGACCTGGCCGAGCCGGATGCCGGGACGGATGCGGGCACGGATGCCGGGACGGATGCGGGCACGGGCGGCACGGATGCGGGGGCGAGCCCGCCGCCTCTCGAGGAGGAGAGTGGCTGCAACTGCGGCGTGGCTCCGGTGGGGCCGCTCGCGTGGCTGGCGCTCGCGGCGCTGGCACTGCGTCGGAGGCGGGCGCGCGAGGAGTAG
- a CDS encoding PhzF family phenazine biosynthesis protein yields the protein MRLPLFQVDAFSSRVFGGNPAAVCPLEAWLPDAELQAIALENNLSETAFFVREADGFRLRWFTPAQEVDLCGHATLAAAWVLFHRWEVGLERVEFASRSGPLVVTQEADGWLAMDFPSRPPSPCLAPAGLVEALGAAPRETFASRDLVAVFDSEEQVRALRPDLALLAKLDTFAVVPTAPGKDSDFVSRFFAPRAGVPEDPVTGSAHCSLVPYWAKRLGKKSLLARQVSARGGELRCEERGARVRIAGQAALYLEGFITW from the coding sequence ATGCGCCTGCCCCTCTTCCAGGTGGATGCCTTCTCCTCCCGCGTCTTCGGCGGCAACCCCGCCGCGGTGTGCCCGCTGGAGGCGTGGCTGCCGGACGCGGAGCTCCAGGCCATCGCCCTGGAGAACAACCTCTCGGAGACGGCCTTCTTCGTCCGCGAGGCCGACGGCTTCCGGCTGCGCTGGTTCACCCCCGCGCAGGAGGTGGACCTGTGCGGCCACGCCACGCTCGCCGCCGCGTGGGTGCTCTTCCACCGGTGGGAGGTGGGGCTGGAGCGCGTGGAGTTCGCGTCGCGCTCCGGGCCGCTGGTGGTGACGCAGGAGGCGGACGGGTGGCTGGCGATGGACTTCCCCTCGCGCCCGCCCTCGCCGTGCCTGGCGCCCGCGGGGCTGGTGGAGGCGCTGGGCGCGGCGCCTCGCGAGACGTTCGCCTCGAGAGACCTCGTCGCCGTCTTCGACTCGGAGGAGCAGGTGCGCGCGCTGCGGCCGGACCTGGCGCTGCTGGCGAAGCTGGACACCTTCGCGGTGGTGCCGACGGCGCCGGGGAAGGACTCGGACTTCGTGTCGCGCTTCTTCGCGCCGCGCGCGGGCGTGCCGGAGGACCCGGTGACGGGCTCCGCGCACTGCTCGCTGGTGCCGTACTGGGCCAAGCGGCTGGGGAAGAAGTCGCTCCTCGCGCGTCAGGTGTCCGCGCGCGGCGGCGAGCTGCGCTGTGAGGAGCGCGGCGCGCGGGTGCGCATCGCAGGCCAGGCCGCGCTGTACCTGGAGGGCTTCATCACCTGGTGA
- a CDS encoding lysophospholipid acyltransferase family protein has translation MKYAVTLWFWLVFAVTAPMLFTLGALLLLVTYPFDRDRRLLHGLVCRWCHWIWLHASPGWRTRIEGREQIPAGPCVLVVNHQSAADILAVMGLFHPYKFVAKASLFSLPLVGWMMTLLAYVPIVRGSSTAMHQLLDPCRRWLRRGMPVLIFPEGTYSTGGQLLPFKRGAFQLALEEHVPVVPVVVEGTPSLLHGDGPWMSPRASIRVRVLPPLPPESFGPDPAELASRVRSLYEQTLSATG, from the coding sequence ATGAAGTACGCCGTCACGCTCTGGTTCTGGCTCGTCTTCGCCGTCACGGCGCCCATGCTCTTCACGCTGGGGGCGCTGCTGCTGCTCGTCACGTACCCGTTCGACAGGGACAGGCGGCTCTTGCACGGGCTGGTGTGCCGCTGGTGCCACTGGATATGGCTGCACGCGTCGCCCGGCTGGCGCACGCGCATCGAAGGCCGCGAGCAGATTCCGGCCGGGCCCTGCGTGCTGGTGGTGAACCACCAGTCCGCCGCGGACATCCTCGCCGTCATGGGCCTGTTCCACCCGTACAAGTTCGTGGCGAAGGCGTCGCTGTTCTCCCTGCCGCTGGTGGGCTGGATGATGACGCTGCTGGCGTACGTGCCCATCGTCCGGGGCTCGTCCACCGCGATGCACCAGCTGCTGGACCCGTGCCGGCGGTGGCTGCGCCGGGGCATGCCGGTGCTCATCTTCCCCGAGGGGACGTACTCCACCGGAGGCCAGCTGCTGCCCTTCAAGCGGGGCGCCTTCCAGCTGGCGCTGGAGGAGCACGTGCCGGTGGTGCCGGTGGTGGTGGAGGGCACGCCGAGCCTGCTGCACGGCGACGGCCCGTGGATGAGCCCGCGCGCCTCCATCCGCGTGCGCGTGCTGCCGCCGCTGCCACCCGAGTCGTTCGGCCCGGACCCGGCGGAGCTGGCCAGCCGCGTGCGCTCGCTGTACGAGCAGACCCTGTCCGCCACCGGCTGA